From Penaeus monodon isolate SGIC_2016 chromosome 6, NSTDA_Pmon_1, whole genome shotgun sequence, the proteins below share one genomic window:
- the LOC119573826 gene encoding shematrin-like protein 1 isoform X2, giving the protein MKTALVTLLLVALAAAEQKRSADPSYGYGLGYGLGHGLGYGLGYGLGFARPLVSHHVWKRSADPGPEAKPQPEAEAKPDPEADPSHGYGLYGGYGLGGLGLGYGGYGGYGGYGGYGGYGGYGGYGHVHSYPSYYYSYPSYSYGYGYGK; this is encoded by the exons ATGAAGACAGCATTG GTGACTCTTCTGTTGGTTGCTTTGGCCGCGGCAGAGCAGAAGAGGTCAGCTGATCCAAGCTATGGCTACGGCTTAGGCTACGGCTTGGGTCACGGCTTGGGCTACGGCTT GGGCTACGGCTTGGGCTTTGCAAGGCCCCTGGTCTCCCACCACGTCTGGAAACGCTCAGCGGACCCCGGCCCCGAGGCCAAGCCACAGCCGGAAGCCGAAGCCAAGCCTGACCCCGAAGCCGATCCATCCCATGGCTACGGACTCTACGGAGGGTATGGCCTCGGTGGCCTCGGCTTAGGCTACGGGGGCTACGGGGGCTACGGGGGCTACGGAGGCTACGGGGGCTACGGAGGCTACGGGGGCTACGGCCATGTCCATAGTTACCCTTCCTACTATTATAGCTACCCGTCTTATAGCTATGGTTATGGTTACGGAAAGTAA
- the LOC119573826 gene encoding shematrin-like protein 1 isoform X1 has product MKTALVTLLLVALAAAEQKRSADPSYGYGLGYGLGHGLGYGLGHGGYPLGLRGYGLGFARPLVSHHVWKRSADPGPEAKPQPEAEAKPDPEADPSHGYGLYGGYGLGGLGLGYGGYGGYGGYGGYGGYGGYGGYGHVHSYPSYYYSYPSYSYGYGYGK; this is encoded by the exons ATGAAGACAGCATTG GTGACTCTTCTGTTGGTTGCTTTGGCCGCGGCAGAGCAGAAGAGGTCAGCTGATCCAAGCTATGGCTACGGCTTAGGCTACGGCTTGGGTCACGGCTTGGGCTACGGCTTGGGCCATGGAGGCTATCCCTTGGGTCTCAGGGGCTACGGCTTGGGCTTTGCAAGGCCCCTGGTCTCCCACCACGTCTGGAAACGCTCAGCGGACCCCGGCCCCGAGGCCAAGCCACAGCCGGAAGCCGAAGCCAAGCCTGACCCCGAAGCCGATCCATCCCATGGCTACGGACTCTACGGAGGGTATGGCCTCGGTGGCCTCGGCTTAGGCTACGGGGGCTACGGGGGCTACGGGGGCTACGGAGGCTACGGGGGCTACGGAGGCTACGGGGGCTACGGCCATGTCCATAGTTACCCTTCCTACTATTATAGCTACCCGTCTTATAGCTATGGTTATGGTTACGGAAAGTAA